A region from the Drosophila bipectinata strain 14024-0381.07 chromosome 3R, DbipHiC1v2, whole genome shotgun sequence genome encodes:
- the LOC108126485 gene encoding transmembrane protein 135-like, whose product MAAQSKLAEIAFSTTCFEHNHPWTSSCAAGTAGMMLSAIPPSLRTYCTVYLLALVMRGRIPSVKDLGRTVSGILQSTSFLTLNASLYVFAVCQLRRLLGGFYLSTVGFIPTFLASMASLAVERPERRVPLALYVANVGSETLWKMLEARGLVKSIPNAQVYIMGLGVTALMYLYRTGLHKTVAKDATFKALDLILGKEEAGPLKTPAVTTTQSSRQRPLDFRSITAYLQIYDQIRSAKHPSCPHKTGCVQYASLGFLRPFLGGVGLSVGLKLVLNISKIINFKMQWRKQIFNKGSLQLGLALGIFSFLFKSTSCGLRHGFGFDNALFAIPAGLIGSVGFFRFPNTTVSLYVLWKALQLFYNWGVSEGKLPVVPHFTMIMYSFFTAILFHACILEATALRPSYYKFLMSISGTRVSRFNVKPFEVYGLKSQDQINSMIKKLNIDMSSALPLFALAC is encoded by the exons ATGGCAGCCCAGAGTAAGCTTGCGGAAATAGCCTTCAGCACCACCTGCTTTGAGCACAATCATCCATGGACCTCCAGCTGTGCCGCTGGAACGGCGGGCATGATGTTGTCCGCCATTCCGCCGTCCCTGCGCACCTATTGCACGGTCTACCTG TTAGCCTTGGTAATGCGTGGTCGCATCCCCTCAGTCAAGGACCTCGGACGCACCGTGTCCGGTATCCTGCAATCTACCTCGTTCCTCACCCTCAACGCCAGCCTCTATGTCTTTGCCGTTTGCCAGCTGCGTAGGCTACTTGGTGGATTCTACCTAAGCACAGTGGGTTTCATACCCACCTTCCTGGCCAGCATGGCTTCCCTGGCCGTCGAGCGTCCAGAACGCCGAGTGCCCCTAGCCTTGTATGTGGCTAACGTGGGCAGCGAGACTCTGTGGAAAATGCTAGAGGCTCGCGGTCTGGTCAAGTCCATTCCCAATGCCCAAGTGTACATCATGGGCCTTGGTGTCACCGCCCTGATGTATCTTTACCGAACTGGCCTGCACAAGACAGTGGCCAAGGATGCCACATTTAAGGCTCTGGACCTAATTCTGGGCAAGGAGGAAGCGGGTCCACTTAAGACTCCGGCGGTGACCACGACGCAGAGCTCCCGACAGAGGCCCCTAGACTTCCGGAGCATTACGGCGTACCTACAGATCTATGACCAAATTCGTTCGGCCAAGCATCCCAGTTGTCCCCACAAGACGGGATGTGTCCAATACGCCAGCCTTGGATTTTTAAGACCGTTCCTAGGAGGCGTGGGACTGTCTGTGGGCCTCAAACTGGTACTCAACATTAGCAAAATAATCAACTTTAAGATGCAGTGGCGCAAGCAGATCTTCAACAAGGGTTCTCTACAACTCGGACTGGCTCTAGGAATCTTCTCCTTTTTGTTTAAG AGCACCTCTTGTGGCTTGAGGCATGGCTTCGGTTTTGACAATGCTCTCTTCGCTATTCCGGCGGGTTTGATCGGTTCGGTTGGCTTCTTCCGCTTCCCCAACACTACCGTGTCCTTGTATGTGTTGTGGAAGGCCCTGCAGCTGTTTTACAACTGGGGCGTCTCCGAGGGAAAGCTGCCTGTGGTGCCTCACTTCACCATGATTATGTACAGCTTCTTTACTGCGATCCTCTTCCATGCCTGCATCCTGGAGGCTACGGCCCTGAGACCCAGCTACTACAAGTTCCTCATGTCCATATCCGGTACGCGTGTCAGCCGCTTCAATGTCAAACCGTTTGAGGTCTATGGCCTTAAGAGCCAGGATCAAATCAACTCTATGATCAAGAAGCTGAACATCGACATGTCCTCGGCCCTGCCCCTTTTTGCCCTGGCTTGCTAg
- the LOC108126510 gene encoding uncharacterized protein — MNVEIQTYLWLIALRVFFCGPLSVKLNQHVSGGGVGWRRGSSSCRIPVRAHWVSNLLSRMPSQPDRWTCLFFSLIWLQVSLLNAALDFLQTAVPLPLVRHRQLEDDERTMAGECTLGALSIRMFAF, encoded by the coding sequence ATGAATGTTGAGATACAAACGTATCTGTGGCTTATCGCCTTGAGAGTATTTTTTTGTGGGCCCTTATCAGTCAAGCTAAACCAACACGTTTCTGGGGGTGGGGTGGGCTGGCGTCGGGGTTCCAGCTCGTGCCGGATACCCGTGCGCGCTCATTGGGTCTCCAACCTCCTCAGCAGAATGCCGTCTCAGCCCGACAGATggacttgtttatttttttcgctaATTTGGCTCCAAGTAAGCCTACTGAACGCCGCGCTGGACTTCCTGCAGACGGCAGTGCCACTGCCCCTGGTGCGTCATCGGCAGCTGGAGGATGATGAGCGGACCATGGCGGGAGAGTGCACCCTGGGCGCACTAAGCATACGAATGTTTGCCTTCTGA
- the LOC108126557 gene encoding transmembrane protein 135: MTGQSKLISPLSITCQEFQHPWTDHCANATAGILLSATPYCLRVYTVVYALSLLMRHRVPTKEDLKRAILGIIQSTAFLVTNAYTFILYNCLLRNSLGRYHFSTVAFVPCFLASYTAILVERPARRPLLTLYVANVATETLWNMAESRGWVRSLRHGQTMIFGLSIAALLYIYRLGGSKDSIFNILRIFVGREEAGPVAEAAPIVPGEQPAPSQSRPAVSFSTVSDWVRVYSNLIRAKHASCRHQQSCVGYAVLGGIKPLVGGVALQVALKLVMNFKRIMAGKMQWNKQVFNHNTLKLGIFMGSFSFLYKSISCLLRHSFNRDDARFAIPAGLVASLTYTQYPDNTVALYVMWKAVQILCDKGQESGIVPKIPNFMLFLYSFFTAVLFHAGILEPKNLRPSYYKFLQAISGERLSRFNLSAFDVFGLETQKQAVETIKSLKIVEKSVLPAFSLAS; this comes from the exons ATGACGGGGCAGAGTAAACTAATTTCGCCACTGAGCATTACCTGCCAGGAGTTCCAGCACCCGTGGACGGATCACTGCGCGAATGCAACGGCCGGGATTCTGCTCTCAGCAACGCCTTACTGCCTGCGGGTCTATACCGTGGTATATGCCCTCTCGCTACTGATGCGCCACCGAGTGCCCACAAAGGAGGATCTAAAACGTGCCATATTGGGTATCATACAGTCGACAGCCTTCCTGGTGACCAATGCCTACACCTTCATTTTGTACAACTGCTTGCTGCGGAACTCACTGGGTCGATACCATTTTAGCACAGTTGCGTTTGTGCCCTGTTTTCTGGCATCGTACACGGCTATTCTGGTGGAGCGGCCCGCTCGCAGGCCACTGCTGACCCTTTACGTGGCTAACGTAGCAACGGAAACGTTATGGAATATGGCCGAGTCGCGCGGCTGGGTGCGATCCCTGCGTCACGGACAGACCATGATTTTTGGCTTGAGCATAGCGGCACTGCTCTATATCTACCGGCTGGGTGGCTCCAAGGACTCCATTTTCAATATCCTTCGCATTTTTGTGGGCAGAGAAGAAGCGGGACCTGTGGCAGAAGCAGCACCCATAGTGCCTGGTGAGCAGCCCGCGCCTTCTCAAAGCCGACCCGCTGTTAGCTTCTCAACCGTCTCGGACTGGGTACGCGTCTACAGCAACCTGATACGCGCCAAGCATGCCAGCTGCCGACACCAGCAAAGCTGCGTCGGCTACGCGGTGCTGGGCGGGATTAAGCCCTTGGTGGGCGGAGTGGCACTCCAAGTAGCCCTCAAGCTGGTCATGAATTTCAAGCGAATCATGGCGGGAAAAATGCAATGGAATAAGCAGGTCTTCAATCACAATACCCTGAAGTTGGGCATCTTTATGGGAAGCTTCTCATTCCTGTATAAG TCAATCTCATGCTTGTTACGGCACAGTTTCAATCGGGATGATGCCCGGTTTGCCATTCCCGCCGGATTGGTTGCTTCCCTGACATATACTCAGTATCCCGATAACACAGTTGCCTTGTATGTTATGTGGAAAGCAGTACAG ATCCTTTGTGACAAAGGCCAAGAAAGTGGCATCGTGCCGAAAATACCCAACTTTATGCTGTTCCTATACTCATTCTTTACTGCCGTTCTGTTCCATGCGGGCATCCTGGAGCCAAAAAATCTACGTCCCAGCTACTACAAGTTTCTGCAGGCCATCTCAGGCGAAAG ATTAAGCAGGTTTAATCTAAGCGCCTTTGATGTATTCGGCTTAGAAACCCAGAAACAGGCGGTGGAAACCATCAAATCTCTGAAGATTGTGGAAAAGTCGGTACTCCCGGCCTTCTCATTAGCCTCTTGA